GTCGTGTTCATGGGAATGGGCGAGCCGATGCACAACTATGACGCGGTCATGCGTGCCGTTTCGATTCTCGCCGAGCCCTGCGGAATGGCAATGTCGCCGAAGTCGATCACCATTTCCACCTCCGGCGTCGTCCCGGGAATTCGGCGTCTCGCCGCCGAGAAAAGGCCGCTCAAGCTCATCGTCTCTCTTTCCTGCGCCGATCCGACGCGCCGGCAGGAGTTGATGCCCGTCGAGAAAACCTGGACCACGGGCGAATTGATGCAGACCATCCGGGAATACCACGAAACGACGAAACAGCGGGTCACCCTGGCCTGGACCATGATTTCCGGCGTCAATACCAGCCCCCTCGACGCGAGGCAGCTCGCCGAACTGACGCGCGGACTGCCCTTCCGGCTCGAACTGATCGATGTGAACGATCCGACCGGCCGCTTCAAACCCCCGACCCAGGCCGAACTGGACATCTTCCGCGATGCCCTGAGCGCCGAACGCGTGAAACCCGTGACGCGCCGCTCCAGCGGCGGAATCGACATCCGCGCCGCCTGCGGCATGCTCGCCGGAGACACGGCATCTCGATGATTGCGTCCGGCCGGAATCTGTCAGGCTGCTGCCGATCGCGCCGGTAATCCAGTCGCAAGTTTCCCTGAACGGTGAAAGACGCTTCTTGCCCCGAAAAATTCAGGAATGGTATCCTTCGTTCGTTCGGGGAAATGCGGGTGTTTTGTGCCAATTCCCAAGACCCAAGAGTGATGTGCGGATCGATGACGAGGAACGAATCCTGTCGTGGTCCCACGCAGAAGAACTCGGTCGGAGGAACAATGACTTCATCGACCGGTAAGGAGCCGACAATGGCGCTTCCAAAGATTGGTTATGACATCGGGAAAGAAAGTTTGCGCAACAACTGTTTCTGCTTCCTCCGGGAACACGTCGAAAAGCATCCAGACCGTGTTTGCA
Above is a genomic segment from Candidatus Ozemobacteraceae bacterium containing:
- a CDS encoding radical SAM protein — encoded protein: MILLKDHTIEELHAHLASAGVSLVMAKKLQAAAIREDRWLPEGPGLSPRVLARVRTIAEIPRLTLLEKVVSPVDGFARYVFRGDGPDPFEAVRIPLASQSGETFYAVCVSSQVGCAMGCAFCFTGRMGFRRNLSTWEIIDQIIRIKIDSPHPLRSVVFMGMGEPMHNYDAVMRAVSILAEPCGMAMSPKSITISTSGVVPGIRRLAAEKRPLKLIVSLSCADPTRRQELMPVEKTWTTGELMQTIREYHETTKQRVTLAWTMISGVNTSPLDARQLAELTRGLPFRLELIDVNDPTGRFKPPTQAELDIFRDALSAERVKPVTRRSSGGIDIRAACGMLAGDTASR